In a single window of the Drosophila albomicans strain 15112-1751.03 chromosome 3, ASM965048v2, whole genome shotgun sequence genome:
- the LOC117571551 gene encoding uncharacterized protein LOC117571551, which translates to MMLKVLLLTLTVWLSLLCAGSMAKPHLLATTPVGYATPGGAWLTAATAPVATLGAAYYPAYAAYTYTPLYYGSYATYPYYTYLRR; encoded by the exons ATGATGCTCAAGGTGCTACTG CTCACACTCACAGTCTGGCTGAGTCTGCTTTGTGCTGGCAGCATGGCGAAACCTCATCTGTTGGCCACAACGCCTGTGGGCTATGCAACACCCGGTGGCGCTTGGCTaacagctgcaacagcgcCAGTTGCAACACTGGGAGCTGCATATTATCCGGCCTATgcggcgtatacgtatacgccgTTGTATTATGGCTCATACGCCACGTATCCCTATTACACGTATCTAAGACGCTGA
- the LOC117572559 gene encoding uncharacterized protein LOC117572559, which produces MNLSFQQTYSKSKNNGTISLTTRQQVSPERLKELQSGAGELFLSSISKSQTVEQVMQVALQLGDVYKIRFKIDYSGSSRGYAYLQYLADVHIERTIKYLQKKFNHAQFKIAVCESRNIRKLLLKKVYHMTPLEVYEKLRQLNHYVKLVIIEYEPRRYAYIIIYRNSDEAGEAYAAFRSTISNFGPDAVVQWFDKTYKNRANLDFGCCQRVQRGEFDAQEKLYALIQAKCCCFSI; this is translated from the exons atgaatttgagtTTTCAACAGACATatagtaaaagcaaaaataatggCACCATTTCGTTAACAACACGCCAACAAGTTTCGCCAGAGCGACTAAAGGAACTACAGTCCGGCGCTGGTGAG CTGTTTCTTTCGAGCATCTCAAAGTCGCAGACCGTAGAGCAGGTCATGCAAGTGGCCCTTCAGCTGGGTGATGTGTACAAGATTCGCTTCAAGATTGATTACTCGGGTAGCAGTCGTGGCTATGCTTACCTTCAGTACCTCGCTGATGTGCACATCGAACGCACAATTAAGTA tttgcaaaaaaaatttaaccATGCCCAGTTTAAGATTGCCGTGTGCGAGTCCAGAAACattagaaaacttttgctcAAAAAAGTCTATCATATGACTCCCCTTGAGGTATATGAGAAACTCCGACAACTCAACCATTACGTCAAGTTAGTCATTATTGAGTATGAGCCACGACGTTACGCATACATCATAATATATCGCAATAGCGATGAAGCCGGCGAGGCTTACGCGGCTTTTCGATCGACGATATCGAACTTTGGACCAGATGCAGTTGTTCAGTGGTTCGATAAGACCTACAAGAATAGAGCCAATTTAGATTTTGGATGCTGTCAGCGTGTGCAACGCGGTGAATTCGACGCTCAAGAGAAGCTGTATGCATTGATTCAGGCCAAGTGCTGCTGCTTTAGCATCTGA